GCAGGTATTACAACTGACCCGGCTTATTTGATGAATCTGACCGCCAGTGCGGCGGTAACAACAGCTGAGAATGATTTATACCTTGCTGTAAAAGGCCTGGATGATGCCATCGGCGGTACGGGATTTGATATCTCAGAGACCTCGTTACAGCACTATGCAGAATCAACAGTTACCGCAGCACCGATTGTGCTTGGAACATTGAAAACGCAGACGTCTGGTAACTTTACCTTTGTCGGAGCCGTAGGTAATGGGTTTGTGGATAAGTTTATGGATGCCTCTTTCCCGATTGAAGGATCTACCAAGACCGAAGTACAAAAATACATGGACGGAACTTCTGACACCGGTGTAATCAATGCCAGAGCAAAATATCTGTTAAAATATAAAGTAGAGATTGTCCCGTCCAGAAGGACTCCTTAACACAGTCGAAAGAGAGGGTTTTAGCGTTGGAAGAAATGAATGAAACACAAAATATTCAAGAGAAAACCGCGGAAAAAGCCCTGGCAGCTGGTAAGGTAAACAATGAAAAAGGAGGGAAGAAGGGCAAGAAAAAGGCCCTTCTTCTGATCCTGCTATTGCTTATCATTGCCGGTGCCGGTGGTGGATATTGGTGGTATACACACAATCAGGTGATGGATGCGACAACCAAATACTGGTTTGACAGGTTGGCTCAGGATGGTTCTTTGCAGGGAAAAACACCTACAGAAGTTCAGGGGATTCTAAACTCTGTTGTGGAAGAAGGTATGTTTAATGTATCCATGAATGCAAAAGCGATTTTCAATGATGCAAAAAGTGAAGGTTCTATTGGATTGGAGAATATTCCAGAGAACCGTTATTACTGTCGTGTGGTGATACGCAGAGATGACACAAATGAAGTGTTGTACGAGAGTCAGGGTATAAAACCGGGACAGTATATTGATAAGATAAAATTAAAGCAAAATCTTCCGGCTGGAAACTACGCTTGTACTGCACAGGTCATTGCGACCGATCCGGAGTCATTGGATGATATCGGGCAGGTTCAGGTAAAGATTCAGGTGAATGTACTTAATTAGGATATTAGAATGAAGAAAAAACGATTATTATTTTTGGGGCTGACTTTATCATGTCTGGCAGGAGCTGTTTTTTGCGGCTGGAATTTTTATCAGGAGATGAAACCCAGGGTTTTAGCAGAGCAGGTATATAACCAGATAAGAGAGAGGGCTTTCCGGGAATCCGATGCTGTGATGGATGGTAATAAAGATATTACGGCCGCGAATACATATACAAGAAAAAGGCCGGATTTTAAGACCTTGTTACAATGGAATCCGGATATTGCAGGCTGGATCTGGTCGCCGGGATCTGATATTGATTATCCTGTTGTACAGGGAACAGATAATGATTATTATCTGAATCATACAGCGGATGGTGAGAGAAGTATCATAGGCTCCATCTTCATGGAGAGCCAAAACCAGAAAGAGTTTCAGGATGATGTGACCGTTCTGTATGGTCATCATATCAGAGGAGGGCGGATGTTCTCCTCTCTTTCTGGTTATAAGACACAAAGTTATTATGAGGAGCATCCTGTTCTATATTTGTATACTCCGGATCAGGATTACCGGGTAGATTTATTTGCCGGAGAGGTACTGGATGGTCAAAAAGGGTCATTTCCATTAAAATTTGAAAGTGCAGATGCGCGGGAGAGATGGTTAAAAAAGCTTTTAGTTTCTTCGACGTTTAAAAGTCCGGTTGCAGTAGAAGAAATTGATCGAATATTGGCACTTTGTACATGCTCCTATGAATATAACAATGCCAGATATGTAGTATATGGAGTTTTAAGTGATATGGAGGAAGAACAGAATGAGAAATAAGAGTAAGATAATTCCACTGGTATGTT
This genomic stretch from Lacrimispora sphenoides harbors:
- the srtB gene encoding class B sortase is translated as MKKKRLLFLGLTLSCLAGAVFCGWNFYQEMKPRVLAEQVYNQIRERAFRESDAVMDGNKDITAANTYTRKRPDFKTLLQWNPDIAGWIWSPGSDIDYPVVQGTDNDYYLNHTADGERSIIGSIFMESQNQKEFQDDVTVLYGHHIRGGRMFSSLSGYKTQSYYEEHPVLYLYTPDQDYRVDLFAGEVLDGQKGSFPLKFESADARERWLKKLLVSSTFKSPVAVEEIDRILALCTCSYEYNNARYVVYGVLSDMEEEQNEK